Proteins found in one Brachypodium distachyon strain Bd21 chromosome 5, Brachypodium_distachyon_v3.0, whole genome shotgun sequence genomic segment:
- the LOC100840389 gene encoding forkhead box protein C1 codes for MEEKAAETAAAAPVAAVAGAVAGDQDVAYCSEHPYPPGAAAAAGVALGGSGICAFCLQEKLGMLVSSSKSSPFHPPPSSVTPPSSEPPVPLQASATSGMPIPLHKAASAASGLRRSKSVAPRPEEPPLASNPSSINADSPRKKSFWSFLYSSSSSSHRSASSSLASGEQGAPSSARRKSVSVASAASASLGRRLEAIEEPADQSPSRRSEGSGSSSSFGRKVARSRSVGCGSRSFSGDFLERLSTGFGDCALRRVESHREPKPKGALGHHLGGAGAGDGDEDYDEYARQHRIKCAGFFGGAAPPASSSYWLSAANGGSGSGSGGGSRVPGARSHRSWAWALASPMRALRPTSSASSKTIMSAHHNRAAGNNGTNGNMSTMAALSASGTMATS; via the coding sequence ATGGAGGAGAAAGCGGCGGagactgcggcggcggcgcctgtgGCAGCGGTTGCAGGCGCCGTCGCGGGGGATCAAGACGTGGCGTACTGCAGCGAGCACCCCTACCCGcccggcgcggccgcggccgcagGGGTTGCTCTCGGCGGGAGTGGCATCTGCGCCTTCTGCCTGCAGGAGAAGCTCGGCATGCTGGTCTCCTCGTCCAAGTCCAGCCCCTTCCatccgccgccttcctccgtCACCCCGCCGTCCTCTGAGCCGCCGGTGCCTCTCCAAGCTTCTGCGACCTCTGGCATGCCGATCCCGTTGCACAAGGCCGCGTCGGCTGCCAGCGGGCTCAGGAGGAGCAAGTCCGTGGCGCCGCGGCCAGAGGAACCGCCGCTCGCATCCAATCCGTCTTCTATCAACGCTGACAGCCCACGCAAGAAGAGCTTCTGGTCCTTCCTCTACTCCTCGTCTTCCAGCAGCCACCGGAGCGCGTCGTCATCTCTGGCCAGTGGGGAACAGGGCGCGCCATCGTCCGCGAGGAGGAAGTCGGTGTCGGTGGCGTCGGCAGCGTCGGCGTCGCTGGGGCGGAGGCTGGAGGCGATAGAGGAGCCGGCCGACCAGAGCCCGAGCCGCCGCAGCGAGGGCTCGGGCTCTTCGTCGTCGTTCGGGAGGAAGGTGGCCCGGTCGCGCTCCGTGGGGTGCGGCAGCCGCAGCTTCTCGGGGGACTTTCTGGAGCGCCTCTCCACCGGCTTCGGCGACTGCGCGCTCCGCCGCGTCGAGTCCCACCGCGAGCCCAAGCCCAAGGGAGCGCTCGGCCACCAcctgggcggcgccggcgccggcgacggcgacgaagaCTACGACGAGTACGCGCGGCAGCACAGGATCAAGTGCGCCGGGTTCTTCGGCGGCGCTGCGCCCCCGGCGTCATCCTCCTACTGGCTCTCCGCGGCCAACggtggctccggctccggctccggcggcggctcgaggGTTCCTGGTGCGCGGAGCCACCGGAGCTGGGCGTGGGCGCTCGCGAGCCCCATGAGGGCGCTGAGGCCGACGAGCTCCGCGTCCAGCAAGACCATCATGTCCGCGCACCACAACCGCGCGGCCGGCAACAACGGGACGAACGGCAACATGTCGACGATGGCCGCATTGTCCGCATCGGGCACGATGGCGACGAGTTAG
- the LOC100828249 gene encoding uncharacterized protein LOC100828249 isoform X1 — MIRVASPRPPSAVQLRGCGGASSSALPYRGSGSCFAATNGSRRTRNRRSAISCSSSEDSEGPRGAAPPTPAPAPTAPSEGSIQLYSQIERVITEAAKQSSEGWGSTGDWTEIEGAWVLRPKSSEPSFVVHFIGGIFVGAAPQVTYRFFLERLADKGALVIATPYASGFDHFFIADEVQFKFDRCLRNLVEPVNDLPTFGVGHSLGSVIHLLIGSRYAVQRNGNILMAFNNKEASQAVPLFSPVIVPMAQSFGPILSQLTSSPTIRFGQAEAAIKQLENLGPPVVKQLLPLIQQLPPLYMDLAKGREEFIPKPEETRRLIKSYYGISRNLLIKFKDDQIDETSILAQVLSSESSISSLLDMSIRSLPGDHGMPLQQVLPDVPPGMADAVNRGGELLANLTTGTPWEAVAKELGTTFGTDSGILRTQIPEDVNALVDVIISWIASNSGPKLLRS; from the exons ATGATAAGGGTGGCGTCCCCGCGGCCTCCTTCCGCCGTGCAGCTacgcggctgcggcggcgcctcctcctcagcGCTCCCTTACAGGGGATCCGGAAGTTGCTTCGCGGCGACAAATGGGAGCAGGAGGACGAGGAACAGAAGGAGCGCTATCTCCTGCAGCTCGTCCGAGGACAGTGAGGGGCCCCGCGGCGCGGCGCCTCcgactccggctccggctcccaCGGCACCTTCCGAGGGATCGATACAGCTCTACTCCCAGATCGAGAG GGTGATCACGGAGGCGGCGAAGCAGTCCAGCGAGGGCTGGGGTTCCACCGGCGATTGGACCGAAATTGAG GGGGCGTGGGTGTTGAGGCCCAAGTCTTCGGAGCCCTCGTTTGTTGTCCATTTCATTGGCGGGATTTTTGTTGGAGCCGCACCGCAGGTCACTTACCGCTTCTTCCTCGAGCGTCTCGCGGACAA GGGAGCTTTGGTGATTGCTACACCATATGCTAGCGGCTTCGATCATTTCTTCATCGCAGATGAAGTTCAATTTAAGTTTGACAGGTGCTTGAGAAACTTGGTTGAACCT GTAAATGACCTTCCTACATTTGGTGTTGGACACTCTTTGGGATCTGTCATCCATCTTCTTATTG GATCAAGATATGCTGTGCAGCGAAATGGAAACATACTGATGGCCTTTAATAACAAG GAGGCAAGCCAGGCGGTTCCATTGTTTTCACCTGTAATTGTTCCAATGGCACAGAGTTTTGGTCCAATACTATCCCAGCTGACATCATCTCCAACAATTCGCTTTGGG CAGGCTGAAGCAGCTATTAAGCAACTTGAAAATCTAGGCCCCCCTGTTGTTAAGCAACTTCTTCCCTTAATTCAACAACTTCCTCCATTGTATATGGACTTAGCGAAAGGCCGAGAAGAGTTCATTCCAAAACCAGAAGAGACACGCCGGCTG ATAAAATCTTACTACGGAATTTCTCGAAACCTTTTAATAAAGTTCAAAGATGATCAAATCGATGAAACCTCTATCCTTGCACAAGTACTAAGCTCTGAATCTTCTATTAGCTCGCTGCTTGATATGTCGATTCGATCGCTTCCTGGGGATCATGGCATGCCATTGCAacag GTACTTCCTGACGTTCCACCAGGAATGGCTGATGCAGTGAACCGTGGAGGTGAACTCCTCGCAAATCTGACAACAGGCACACCATGGGAGGCTGTTGCTAAGGAGTTAGGTACCACTTTTGGCACTGACTCTGGCATTCTGCGAACACAGATCCCCGAGGACGTCAATGCACTTGTGGATGTAATTATTTCATGGATAGCTTCAAATTCTGGCCCAAAACTACTTCGTTCATGA
- the LOC100828249 gene encoding uncharacterized protein LOC100828249 isoform X2, whose amino-acid sequence MIRVASPRPPSAVQLRGCGGASSSALPYRGSGSCFAATNGSRRTRNRRSAISCSSSEDSEGPRGAAPPTPAPAPTAPSEGSIQLYSQIERVITEAAKQSSEGWGSTGDWTEIEGAWVLRPKSSEPSFVVHFIGGIFVGAAPQVTYRFFLERLADKGALVIATPYASGFDHFFIADEVQFKFDRCLRNLVEPVNDLPTFGVGHSLGSVIHLLIGSRYAVQRNGNILMAFNNKEASQAVPLFSPVIVPMAQSFGPILSQLTSSPTIRFGAEAAIKQLENLGPPVVKQLLPLIQQLPPLYMDLAKGREEFIPKPEETRRLIKSYYGISRNLLIKFKDDQIDETSILAQVLSSESSISSLLDMSIRSLPGDHGMPLQQVLPDVPPGMADAVNRGGELLANLTTGTPWEAVAKELGTTFGTDSGILRTQIPEDVNALVDVIISWIASNSGPKLLRS is encoded by the exons ATGATAAGGGTGGCGTCCCCGCGGCCTCCTTCCGCCGTGCAGCTacgcggctgcggcggcgcctcctcctcagcGCTCCCTTACAGGGGATCCGGAAGTTGCTTCGCGGCGACAAATGGGAGCAGGAGGACGAGGAACAGAAGGAGCGCTATCTCCTGCAGCTCGTCCGAGGACAGTGAGGGGCCCCGCGGCGCGGCGCCTCcgactccggctccggctcccaCGGCACCTTCCGAGGGATCGATACAGCTCTACTCCCAGATCGAGAG GGTGATCACGGAGGCGGCGAAGCAGTCCAGCGAGGGCTGGGGTTCCACCGGCGATTGGACCGAAATTGAG GGGGCGTGGGTGTTGAGGCCCAAGTCTTCGGAGCCCTCGTTTGTTGTCCATTTCATTGGCGGGATTTTTGTTGGAGCCGCACCGCAGGTCACTTACCGCTTCTTCCTCGAGCGTCTCGCGGACAA GGGAGCTTTGGTGATTGCTACACCATATGCTAGCGGCTTCGATCATTTCTTCATCGCAGATGAAGTTCAATTTAAGTTTGACAGGTGCTTGAGAAACTTGGTTGAACCT GTAAATGACCTTCCTACATTTGGTGTTGGACACTCTTTGGGATCTGTCATCCATCTTCTTATTG GATCAAGATATGCTGTGCAGCGAAATGGAAACATACTGATGGCCTTTAATAACAAG GAGGCAAGCCAGGCGGTTCCATTGTTTTCACCTGTAATTGTTCCAATGGCACAGAGTTTTGGTCCAATACTATCCCAGCTGACATCATCTCCAACAATTCGCTTTGGG GCTGAAGCAGCTATTAAGCAACTTGAAAATCTAGGCCCCCCTGTTGTTAAGCAACTTCTTCCCTTAATTCAACAACTTCCTCCATTGTATATGGACTTAGCGAAAGGCCGAGAAGAGTTCATTCCAAAACCAGAAGAGACACGCCGGCTG ATAAAATCTTACTACGGAATTTCTCGAAACCTTTTAATAAAGTTCAAAGATGATCAAATCGATGAAACCTCTATCCTTGCACAAGTACTAAGCTCTGAATCTTCTATTAGCTCGCTGCTTGATATGTCGATTCGATCGCTTCCTGGGGATCATGGCATGCCATTGCAacag GTACTTCCTGACGTTCCACCAGGAATGGCTGATGCAGTGAACCGTGGAGGTGAACTCCTCGCAAATCTGACAACAGGCACACCATGGGAGGCTGTTGCTAAGGAGTTAGGTACCACTTTTGGCACTGACTCTGGCATTCTGCGAACACAGATCCCCGAGGACGTCAATGCACTTGTGGATGTAATTATTTCATGGATAGCTTCAAATTCTGGCCCAAAACTACTTCGTTCATGA
- the LOC100840698 gene encoding UPF0496 protein At3g19330 isoform X2, which yields MRPRERRCDADGEEDDEAGRSCSTTDPNTSTSSSTGASSGARRNGGGAAAGSSPVSGATINLSQEYTLAIQTSSYNEIWAKIHVTVDGQRVDGGAGDEDEEDRCTLAGVLLPEDPVVERALGDAPDTELTRLASDYLRTTHHASLLCLSLRRALHRARALYGPITDILALIPHAPALTATQCDCAFDAFHLFDQMPNPFLPHAAGFQGMHRSFAGLKTHLDLRLLKARRRRRLLRCAARGSGICLIACATGAAIAGLLIATHAVTALLAAVPACAASRGSCCPAPAWMKRLQQHMDRLDAAARGAYVLNNDVDTIERLVGRLHATIESDKILVRMGLERGRGQHHTIEEVVRQLRKNHPSLLRQLTDLEEHICLYFAAANRASRHV from the coding sequence ATGCGGCCGAGGGAACGCCGCTGCGACGCGGACggagaggaagacgacgaggcTGGACGCTCGTGCTCGACCACGGACCCCAACACCAGCACGAGCTCCAGTACGGGTGCTAGTagcggcgcgaggaggaacggtgggggagcggcggcggggagcagcCCCGTATCGGGGGCGACCATCAACCTTAGCCAGGAGTACACGCTCGCCATCCAGACCAGCTCCTACAACGAGATCTGGGCCAAGATCCACGTCACCGTCGACGGGCAACGGgttgacggcggcgccggcgacgaggatgaggaggacagGTGCACCCTGGCCGGCGTGCTCCTAccggaggacccagtggtgGAACGTGCGCTGGGGGACGCGCCCGACACCGAGCTGACCCGCCTCGCCTCGGACTACCTCCGCACCACGCACCACGCGTCGCTGCTCTGCTTGTCCCTCCGCCGGGCACTGCATCGCGCGCGGGCGCTGTACGGTCCCATCACGGACATCCTCGCGCTGATACCGCACGCGCCGGCTCTCACCGCGACACAGTGCGACTGCGCGTTTGACGCCTTCCACCTGTTCGATCAAATGCCCAACCCGTTCCTGCCCCACGCAGCCGGCTTCCAGGGCATGCATCGAAGCTTTGCTGGCCTCAAAACCCATCTTGACCTCCGCCTCCTGAAGGCCCGGCGAAGGCGCAGGTTGCTGCGGTGTGCAGCGCGTGGGTCTGGCATCTGCCTCATCGCCTGCGCAACAGGTGCTGCAATTGCTGGCCTCCTGATCGCGACCCACGCTGTTACTGCATTGTTGGCTGCCGTCCCTGCCTGTGCAGCTTCGCGTGGCTCCTGCTGTCCAGCACCTGCTTGGATGAAACGCTTGCAGCAACACATGGACCGGCTTGATGCCGCAGCCAGGGGCGCCTACGTCTTGAACAATGATGTGGACACCATTGAACGGCTGGTGGGCAGGCTCCACGCCACCATCGAGAGCGACAAGATCTTGGTCCGGATGGGGCTCGAGCGTGGGAGGGGGCAGCACCACACCATCGAAGAAGTTGTTCGGCAGCTCCGGAAGAACCATCCTAGCCTCCTACGCCAACTCACCGACCTCGAGGAGCACATCTGCCTGTACTTCGCAGCTGCGAACCGTGCAAG
- the LOC100840698 gene encoding UPF0496 protein At3g19330 isoform X3 — protein sequence MRPRERRCDADGEEDDEAGRSCSTTDPNTSTSSSTGASSGARRNGGGAAAGSSPVSGATINLSQEYTLAIQTSSYNEIWAKIHVTVDGQRVDGGAGDEDEEDRCTLAGVLLPEDPVVERALGDAPDTELTRLASDYLRTTHHASLLCLSLRRALHRARALYGPITDILALIPHAPALTATQCDCAFDAFHLFDQMPNPFLPHAAGFQGMHRSFAGLKTHLDLRLLKARRRRRLLRCAARGSGICLIACATGAAIAGLLIATHAVTALLAAVPACAASRGSCCPAPAWMKRLQQHMDRLDAAARGAYVLNNDVDTIERLVGRLHATIESDKILVRMGLERGRGQHHTIEEVVRQLRKNHPSLLRQLTDLEEHICLYFAAANRARHV from the coding sequence ATGCGGCCGAGGGAACGCCGCTGCGACGCGGACggagaggaagacgacgaggcTGGACGCTCGTGCTCGACCACGGACCCCAACACCAGCACGAGCTCCAGTACGGGTGCTAGTagcggcgcgaggaggaacggtgggggagcggcggcggggagcagcCCCGTATCGGGGGCGACCATCAACCTTAGCCAGGAGTACACGCTCGCCATCCAGACCAGCTCCTACAACGAGATCTGGGCCAAGATCCACGTCACCGTCGACGGGCAACGGgttgacggcggcgccggcgacgaggatgaggaggacagGTGCACCCTGGCCGGCGTGCTCCTAccggaggacccagtggtgGAACGTGCGCTGGGGGACGCGCCCGACACCGAGCTGACCCGCCTCGCCTCGGACTACCTCCGCACCACGCACCACGCGTCGCTGCTCTGCTTGTCCCTCCGCCGGGCACTGCATCGCGCGCGGGCGCTGTACGGTCCCATCACGGACATCCTCGCGCTGATACCGCACGCGCCGGCTCTCACCGCGACACAGTGCGACTGCGCGTTTGACGCCTTCCACCTGTTCGATCAAATGCCCAACCCGTTCCTGCCCCACGCAGCCGGCTTCCAGGGCATGCATCGAAGCTTTGCTGGCCTCAAAACCCATCTTGACCTCCGCCTCCTGAAGGCCCGGCGAAGGCGCAGGTTGCTGCGGTGTGCAGCGCGTGGGTCTGGCATCTGCCTCATCGCCTGCGCAACAGGTGCTGCAATTGCTGGCCTCCTGATCGCGACCCACGCTGTTACTGCATTGTTGGCTGCCGTCCCTGCCTGTGCAGCTTCGCGTGGCTCCTGCTGTCCAGCACCTGCTTGGATGAAACGCTTGCAGCAACACATGGACCGGCTTGATGCCGCAGCCAGGGGCGCCTACGTCTTGAACAATGATGTGGACACCATTGAACGGCTGGTGGGCAGGCTCCACGCCACCATCGAGAGCGACAAGATCTTGGTCCGGATGGGGCTCGAGCGTGGGAGGGGGCAGCACCACACCATCGAAGAAGTTGTTCGGCAGCTCCGGAAGAACCATCCTAGCCTCCTACGCCAACTCACCGACCTCGAGGAGCACATCTGCCTGTACTTCGCAGCTGCGAACCGTGCAAG
- the LOC100840698 gene encoding UPF0496 protein At3g19330 isoform X1 codes for MRPRERRCDADGEEDDEAGRSCSTTDPNTSTSSSTGASSGARRNGGGAAAGSSPVSGATINLSQEYTLAIQTSSYNEIWAKIHVTVDGQRVDGGAGDEDEEDRCTLAGVLLPEDPVVERALGDAPDTELTRLASDYLRTTHHASLLCLSLRRALHRARALYGPITDILALIPHAPALTATQCDCAFDAFHLFDQMPNPFLPHAAGFQGMHRSFAGLKTHLDLRLLKARRRRRLLRCAARGSGICLIACATGAAIAGLLIATHAVTALLAAVPACAASRGSCCPAPAWMKRLQQHMDRLDAAARGAYVLNNDVDTIERLVGRLHATIESDKILVRMGLERGRGQHHTIEEVVRQLRKNHPSLLRQLTDLEEHICLYFAAANRARLFLVDHLIAQSGTNTELPVS; via the coding sequence ATGCGGCCGAGGGAACGCCGCTGCGACGCGGACggagaggaagacgacgaggcTGGACGCTCGTGCTCGACCACGGACCCCAACACCAGCACGAGCTCCAGTACGGGTGCTAGTagcggcgcgaggaggaacggtgggggagcggcggcggggagcagcCCCGTATCGGGGGCGACCATCAACCTTAGCCAGGAGTACACGCTCGCCATCCAGACCAGCTCCTACAACGAGATCTGGGCCAAGATCCACGTCACCGTCGACGGGCAACGGgttgacggcggcgccggcgacgaggatgaggaggacagGTGCACCCTGGCCGGCGTGCTCCTAccggaggacccagtggtgGAACGTGCGCTGGGGGACGCGCCCGACACCGAGCTGACCCGCCTCGCCTCGGACTACCTCCGCACCACGCACCACGCGTCGCTGCTCTGCTTGTCCCTCCGCCGGGCACTGCATCGCGCGCGGGCGCTGTACGGTCCCATCACGGACATCCTCGCGCTGATACCGCACGCGCCGGCTCTCACCGCGACACAGTGCGACTGCGCGTTTGACGCCTTCCACCTGTTCGATCAAATGCCCAACCCGTTCCTGCCCCACGCAGCCGGCTTCCAGGGCATGCATCGAAGCTTTGCTGGCCTCAAAACCCATCTTGACCTCCGCCTCCTGAAGGCCCGGCGAAGGCGCAGGTTGCTGCGGTGTGCAGCGCGTGGGTCTGGCATCTGCCTCATCGCCTGCGCAACAGGTGCTGCAATTGCTGGCCTCCTGATCGCGACCCACGCTGTTACTGCATTGTTGGCTGCCGTCCCTGCCTGTGCAGCTTCGCGTGGCTCCTGCTGTCCAGCACCTGCTTGGATGAAACGCTTGCAGCAACACATGGACCGGCTTGATGCCGCAGCCAGGGGCGCCTACGTCTTGAACAATGATGTGGACACCATTGAACGGCTGGTGGGCAGGCTCCACGCCACCATCGAGAGCGACAAGATCTTGGTCCGGATGGGGCTCGAGCGTGGGAGGGGGCAGCACCACACCATCGAAGAAGTTGTTCGGCAGCTCCGGAAGAACCATCCTAGCCTCCTACGCCAACTCACCGACCTCGAGGAGCACATCTGCCTGTACTTCGCAGCTGCGAACCGTGCAAGGTTGTTCCTTGTAGACCACCTCATTGCCCAGTCTGGTACCAACACCGAGTTGCCTGTGTCATGA